One region of Anaeromyxobacter paludicola genomic DNA includes:
- a CDS encoding c(7)-type cytochrome triheme domain-containing protein: MRRRRIGLLPALLIFSACASAELAAPPPPARPALRRLEPGTFLLARTGDGSAPAVLFEHWRHRSRYTCRLCHVDIGFALARGATGVSAETIASGHHCGACHNGRPRARDRVAFAACDEGPVEGDCLRCHAGEGLGSGDGLERHARDYDAFARGLPRTPSGQPDWARAEAERRLSLLDFAEGAAPVGARLKMERDVAFELDRAGGIVFSHARHARWSGCELCHPQIFTTRAKATLGFRMRRIMAGDQCGACHGKVAFDLGECGLCHTEPRDG, encoded by the coding sequence ATGCGACGTCGCCGAATCGGGCTCCTGCCCGCGCTCCTCATCTTCTCCGCCTGCGCCTCCGCCGAGCTCGCCGCGCCGCCGCCGCCCGCCCGCCCGGCGCTCCGCCGGCTCGAGCCGGGCACCTTCCTCCTCGCCCGGACCGGCGACGGCTCCGCGCCGGCGGTGCTCTTCGAGCACTGGCGCCACCGCTCGCGCTACACGTGCCGGCTCTGCCACGTGGACATCGGCTTCGCCCTCGCGCGCGGCGCCACCGGCGTGAGCGCCGAGACCATCGCGAGCGGCCACCACTGCGGCGCCTGCCACAACGGCCGGCCGCGCGCCCGGGACCGGGTGGCCTTCGCCGCCTGCGACGAGGGGCCGGTCGAGGGGGACTGCCTGCGCTGCCACGCCGGCGAGGGGCTCGGGAGCGGCGACGGGCTCGAGCGGCACGCGCGCGACTACGACGCCTTCGCGCGCGGCCTCCCGCGCACGCCGAGCGGCCAGCCCGACTGGGCGCGCGCGGAGGCGGAGCGCCGGCTCTCGCTGCTCGACTTCGCCGAGGGCGCCGCGCCGGTGGGCGCCCGGCTGAAGATGGAGCGCGACGTCGCCTTCGAGCTCGACCGCGCCGGGGGCATCGTCTTCTCGCACGCGCGCCACGCGCGCTGGAGCGGGTGCGAGCTCTGCCACCCGCAGATCTTCACGACCCGCGCCAAGGCCACCCTCGGCTTCCGGATGCGGCGCATCATGGCCGGCGACCAGTGCGGCGCCTGTCACGGGAAGGTGGCCTTCGACCTCGGCGAGTGCGGTCTCTGCCACACGGAGCCGCGGGACGGCTAG
- a CDS encoding cytochrome c3 family protein: MSARAVVICFALSAPWLAFAKSAPPAPLDWGANAASKHAPYAAGDCAACHEKKGPHPGAPAGSVEQLCLAVCHSDLRAADHRGHAFRHCTRCHNAHDSKQLHLLRAEPGACPECHQMNAGAGIRRARLGRAG, from the coding sequence GTGAGCGCACGCGCGGTCGTGATCTGCTTCGCGCTCTCGGCGCCCTGGCTGGCGTTCGCCAAGAGCGCGCCGCCGGCGCCGCTCGATTGGGGCGCGAACGCCGCCTCCAAGCACGCGCCGTACGCCGCGGGCGACTGCGCGGCCTGCCACGAGAAGAAGGGCCCGCACCCCGGCGCGCCCGCGGGCTCGGTCGAGCAGCTCTGCCTGGCGGTCTGCCACAGCGACCTTCGCGCCGCCGATCATCGGGGCCACGCCTTCCGCCACTGCACCCGGTGCCACAACGCGCACGACTCGAAGCAGCTCCACCTGCTGCGGGCCGAGCCGGGCGCCTGCCCGGAGTGCCACCAGATGAACGCCGGCGCGGGGATCCGCCGGGCGCGGCTCGGTCGGGCGGGCTGA
- the glmU gene encoding bifunctional UDP-N-acetylglucosamine diphosphorylase/glucosamine-1-phosphate N-acetyltransferase GlmU — protein MTPSARKRTTPLAAIVLAAGKGTRMKSSRAKVLHPICGRPLAYYPVKRALDLGASPVVVVVGHQAAQVEAALRAVLPDAPLRFALQEQQLGTAHAVLSAKKALRGFEGSVLICSGDTPLLTEETLASVVDARDKAKAGLAFATMTLENPTGYGRVVHSEDGKLALIVEEKDATPEERKIQEVNAGLYCADAAFLWKTLSKVGKENAQGEFYLTDVVALAAKGPGAVSARVSPVEAAGVNDQEELSLAGRALTRRIAQRLMRGGVTLEDPERFLCDEGVEVGPDTVIETGVRLRGATRVGRGCALGQGSILTDTVLADGVTVRPYCVMEQAEVRPAAIVGPFARLRPGADVGEGAHVGNFVELKKTRLGKGSKANHLTYLGDATIGDGVNVGCGTVTCNYDGEQKHPTVIGDGVFVGSDSILVAPIEIGEGAYVAAGSTLTESVPAGALALGRARQVNKEGWVERLQAARKARTRKRA, from the coding sequence ATGACCCCCTCCGCTCGGAAGCGCACCACCCCGCTCGCCGCCATCGTCCTCGCCGCCGGCAAGGGCACACGGATGAAGTCGTCGCGCGCCAAGGTGCTGCACCCGATCTGCGGCCGGCCGCTGGCGTACTACCCCGTGAAGCGCGCCCTCGACCTCGGGGCCTCGCCGGTGGTGGTGGTCGTCGGGCACCAGGCCGCGCAGGTGGAGGCGGCGCTCCGGGCGGTCCTCCCCGACGCGCCCCTGCGCTTCGCCCTGCAGGAGCAGCAGCTCGGCACCGCCCACGCCGTCCTCTCGGCGAAGAAGGCGCTGCGCGGCTTCGAGGGCTCGGTGCTCATCTGCTCCGGTGACACGCCGCTCCTCACCGAGGAGACGCTCGCCTCGGTGGTGGACGCGCGCGACAAGGCCAAGGCGGGGCTCGCCTTCGCCACCATGACGCTCGAGAACCCGACCGGCTACGGCCGCGTCGTCCACAGCGAGGACGGCAAGCTCGCCCTCATCGTGGAGGAGAAGGACGCCACGCCCGAGGAGCGGAAGATCCAGGAGGTGAACGCCGGGCTCTACTGCGCCGACGCCGCCTTCCTCTGGAAGACCCTCTCCAAGGTGGGCAAGGAGAACGCCCAGGGCGAGTTCTACCTGACCGACGTGGTGGCGCTGGCGGCGAAGGGGCCGGGCGCGGTCTCGGCGCGCGTGTCGCCGGTGGAGGCGGCCGGCGTGAACGACCAGGAGGAGCTCTCGCTCGCCGGGCGCGCGCTCACGCGCCGCATCGCCCAGCGGCTGATGCGGGGCGGCGTCACGCTGGAGGACCCGGAGCGCTTCCTCTGCGACGAGGGGGTGGAGGTCGGGCCGGACACCGTGATCGAGACCGGCGTGCGGCTGCGCGGCGCCACCCGCGTGGGCCGGGGCTGCGCGCTCGGGCAGGGCTCGATCCTCACCGACACCGTGCTCGCCGACGGCGTCACGGTGAGGCCCTACTGCGTGATGGAGCAGGCCGAGGTGCGGCCCGCCGCGATCGTCGGCCCCTTCGCGCGGCTCCGGCCCGGCGCCGACGTGGGCGAGGGGGCGCACGTGGGCAACTTCGTCGAGCTCAAGAAGACGCGGCTCGGCAAGGGCTCCAAGGCCAACCACCTCACCTACCTCGGCGACGCCACCATCGGCGACGGCGTCAACGTCGGCTGCGGCACGGTCACCTGCAACTACGACGGCGAGCAGAAGCACCCGACGGTGATCGGCGACGGGGTCTTCGTCGGGAGCGACTCGATCCTGGTGGCGCCCATCGAGATCGGCGAGGGGGCCTACGTGGCCGCCGGGTCCACGCTCACCGAGAGCGTCCCCGCCGGCGCGCTCGCGCTGGGGCGGGCGCGGCAGGTGAACAAGGAGGGCTGGGTGGAGCGGCTCCAGGCCGCCCGGAAGGCGCGGACCAGGAAGCGGGCCTGA
- a CDS encoding NHL repeat-containing protein, with product MARRLAGLLGALALAAASSARAAPRAPPAATPPSYVFDLATAGGLSESTWATIAYDRGHDELFATYGGQVHLFNRAGMEYYAFGGDGDVGSVERVAPLESGDVLLLSRMMDQRVLLRCDFRGEKLGPFELKKLPPAFSGFAPDLVQALAGKVFLVETTAMRVVVADEQGEVLRTLELAPLVTKYDSALKLGMGGFWADAQGRFFFTLPLSFTAFELSPGGELRQFGARGSSPGKFNIVGAIATDERGTVFVLDRLRSVVLVFDRNLTFLLEFGYRGDGPENLIAPYGLAVGNGKLFVSQARERGVKVFQYPLPPAPPPPVSAVTM from the coding sequence ATGGCTCGACGGCTGGCAGGCCTGCTCGGCGCGCTCGCGCTCGCCGCGGCTTCGTCCGCGCGCGCGGCGCCGCGCGCTCCGCCGGCGGCGACGCCGCCCAGCTACGTCTTCGACCTCGCCACCGCGGGCGGGCTCAGCGAGTCCACCTGGGCCACCATCGCCTACGACCGCGGCCACGACGAGCTCTTCGCGACCTACGGCGGCCAGGTACACCTCTTCAACCGCGCCGGGATGGAGTACTACGCCTTCGGCGGCGACGGGGACGTCGGGTCGGTCGAGCGGGTGGCGCCGCTGGAGAGCGGGGACGTCCTGCTCCTCAGCCGGATGATGGACCAGCGGGTGCTGCTTCGCTGCGACTTCCGCGGCGAGAAGCTCGGGCCCTTCGAGCTGAAGAAGCTGCCCCCGGCCTTCTCCGGCTTCGCGCCGGACCTCGTCCAGGCGCTGGCCGGGAAGGTGTTCCTGGTCGAGACCACCGCCATGCGGGTGGTGGTCGCCGACGAGCAGGGCGAGGTGCTGCGGACCCTCGAGCTCGCGCCGCTGGTGACGAAGTACGACTCGGCCCTCAAGCTCGGGATGGGCGGCTTCTGGGCCGACGCGCAGGGGCGCTTCTTCTTCACGCTGCCGCTCTCCTTCACCGCCTTCGAGCTGTCGCCCGGCGGGGAGCTGCGGCAGTTCGGCGCCCGCGGGAGCTCGCCCGGCAAGTTCAACATCGTGGGCGCGATCGCCACCGACGAGCGCGGCACCGTCTTCGTGCTCGACCGGCTCCGCTCCGTGGTGCTGGTCTTCGACCGGAACCTCACCTTCCTGCTCGAGTTCGGGTACCGCGGCGACGGGCCGGAGAACCTCATCGCGCCGTACGGGCTGGCGGTGGGCAACGGCAAGCTCTTCGTCTCGCAGGCCCGCGAGCGCGGCGTGAAGGTGTTCCAGTACCCCTTGCCCCCGGCCCCGCCGCCCCCGGTCTCGGCGGTGACGATGTGA
- a CDS encoding NHL repeat-containing protein, producing the protein MTTTRLPLLLLLSAALLAPAASRAASLKHVGSIYADDKEGPLKWPEGVACDDKGALVVADTGNARLLTYAYRDGKLTGGAPVQLAQLTYPVRVQIDGKGNVLALDRKTKKIVRVDGSGGFGGAVEVKGASGGAPVVPLSFKVDPAGRLYVLDVASRRVLVLEPDGKVAREVALPRGTEEFTDVAVDASGKLFALDTTAARLWVAEPSAAAFQAVGESLKDKISFPSYLTPDGHGRLYVVDQHGNSIVVLGTDGSYQSRELAMGWKEAALYYPVQLCVNGEGLAVVADRNNNRVQVFSLAK; encoded by the coding sequence GTGACGACGACCCGACTCCCGCTCCTGCTGCTCCTCTCGGCCGCGCTCCTCGCCCCCGCCGCCTCGCGGGCCGCCTCCCTCAAGCACGTCGGGTCGATCTACGCCGACGACAAGGAAGGCCCGCTCAAGTGGCCGGAGGGGGTGGCCTGCGACGACAAGGGGGCGCTGGTGGTGGCCGACACCGGCAACGCCCGCCTGCTCACCTACGCGTACCGCGACGGCAAGCTGACCGGCGGCGCGCCGGTGCAGCTCGCGCAGCTCACCTATCCCGTGCGCGTGCAGATCGACGGCAAGGGCAACGTCCTCGCCCTCGACCGGAAGACGAAGAAGATCGTGCGCGTGGACGGCTCGGGCGGGTTCGGCGGCGCCGTCGAGGTGAAGGGGGCCTCGGGCGGCGCGCCGGTGGTCCCGCTCTCCTTCAAGGTGGACCCGGCCGGACGGCTCTACGTGCTCGACGTGGCCTCGCGGCGGGTGCTGGTGCTCGAGCCCGACGGGAAGGTCGCGCGCGAGGTGGCCCTGCCGCGCGGCACGGAGGAGTTCACCGACGTCGCGGTCGATGCCTCCGGGAAGCTCTTCGCGCTCGACACCACGGCGGCGCGGCTCTGGGTGGCCGAGCCCTCGGCGGCGGCGTTCCAGGCGGTGGGCGAGAGCCTCAAGGACAAGATCAGCTTCCCGTCCTATCTCACCCCGGACGGGCACGGCCGGCTCTACGTGGTGGATCAGCACGGGAACTCGATCGTCGTGCTCGGGACGGACGGCAGCTACCAGTCCCGCGAGCTGGCGATGGGCTGGAAGGAAGCGGCGCTGTACTATCCGGTCCAGCTCTGCGTGAATGGGGAGGGGCTCGCGGTGGTGGCGGACCGGAACAACAACCGCGTGCAGGTGTTCTCGCTGGCGAAGTAG
- a CDS encoding cytochrome c3 family protein, with translation MLVQTIVLVATITLGAAPAPAAKRAVAAAGKAKKARSSGVPASPGGAGFKLKPGGSGKVCLECHADFEPRLKKASVHTPVKNGDCTGCHNPHASEHAKLLDGTPQGICLNCHAGVLRAAPRSTHKPVAEGKCTGCHDPHASAFKGNLVKDGNELCASCHKAIAEAAATAKHKHHPVEKGCSVCHDPHGSQAAPALLRTDVPGLCLNCHKIESPALAKKHLNYPVKTTRCTSCHDPHGSNAEGMFLANAHPPVARGQCAMCHEPATSRTPFKTRQAGAELCRGCHAQKMTAMLEHSRVHQPVAEGACLSCHGPHASKDKGLLKANAVAVCGACHADTIRRQEGSKTKHRPIAAGDCYKCHDPHAGELPLLFKNANGIELCGSCHDWQKHSSHPIGPKVKDPRNANLTLACQSCHRAHGSEYKNMVPFANATALCTNCHENFKR, from the coding sequence ATGCTCGTCCAAACCATCGTCCTCGTCGCGACCATCACCCTCGGGGCCGCGCCCGCGCCGGCAGCGAAGCGCGCGGTGGCGGCGGCCGGGAAGGCCAAGAAGGCCCGCTCCTCGGGCGTCCCGGCTTCGCCGGGCGGCGCCGGCTTCAAGCTCAAGCCGGGCGGCAGCGGCAAGGTCTGCCTCGAGTGCCACGCCGACTTCGAGCCCCGGCTCAAGAAGGCCTCGGTCCACACGCCGGTGAAGAACGGCGACTGCACCGGCTGCCACAACCCGCACGCCTCCGAGCACGCCAAGCTCCTCGACGGCACGCCGCAGGGCATCTGCCTCAACTGCCACGCGGGGGTCCTGCGCGCCGCGCCGAGGAGCACCCACAAGCCGGTGGCCGAGGGGAAGTGCACCGGCTGCCACGACCCGCACGCCTCCGCCTTCAAGGGCAACCTGGTGAAGGACGGCAACGAGCTCTGCGCCTCCTGCCACAAGGCGATCGCCGAGGCGGCCGCGACCGCGAAGCACAAGCACCACCCGGTCGAGAAGGGCTGCTCGGTCTGCCACGACCCGCACGGCTCGCAGGCGGCGCCCGCGCTGCTGCGCACCGACGTGCCGGGGCTCTGCCTCAACTGCCACAAGATCGAGTCGCCCGCGCTCGCGAAGAAGCACCTCAACTACCCGGTGAAGACCACCCGCTGCACGAGCTGCCACGATCCGCACGGCTCGAACGCCGAGGGCATGTTCCTCGCCAACGCGCACCCGCCGGTCGCCCGCGGGCAGTGCGCCATGTGCCACGAGCCGGCCACCTCCAGGACCCCCTTCAAGACGCGGCAGGCGGGGGCCGAGCTCTGCCGCGGCTGCCACGCGCAGAAGATGACGGCCATGCTCGAGCACAGCCGGGTCCACCAGCCGGTGGCCGAGGGCGCCTGCCTCTCCTGCCACGGGCCGCACGCCTCCAAGGACAAGGGGCTGCTCAAGGCCAACGCGGTCGCGGTCTGCGGCGCCTGCCACGCCGACACCATCCGGCGCCAGGAGGGCTCCAAGACCAAGCACCGGCCCATCGCCGCGGGCGACTGCTACAAGTGCCACGATCCGCACGCGGGCGAGCTGCCGCTGCTGTTCAAGAACGCGAACGGCATCGAGCTGTGCGGGAGCTGCCACGACTGGCAGAAGCACTCGTCGCACCCGATCGGCCCGAAGGTGAAGGACCCGCGCAACGCCAACCTGACGCTGGCGTGCCAGAGCTGCCACCGGGCCCACGGCTCCGAGTACAAGAACATGGTGCCCTTCGCGAACGCGACGGCCCTCTGCACCAACTGTCACGAGAACTTCAAGAGGTAG
- a CDS encoding cytochrome c3 family protein has protein sequence MRKPMSWGAGLAVALAAAALSGAPGRAAAEQFKQKQCLDCHTKVADRYAKYKYAHAAVKEKKCEECHLRHGLVPKLLLKESGNDFCYRCHKRDAIGMDRPNVHPVLKNGSCLSCHDAHGSDSPHMLKAAGSAACFGCHDKKPFQRKVVHAVVAREGCGACHLSHASAQRRLLKAEEGALCAGCHKPDAAPFKKAHGGYPARACSRCHDPHSAEDRKLLKASVHSVVASGSCASCHLAPTTPKPFLVQGELSKLCARCHEPAKLDKGGPVQHAPVKRGECLSCHDPHASENPRLVSAAGNQVCLNCHPQQGQRFAVAHKVVQDGRGCLNCHAPHASKEKKLLTAAPAAQCASCHSKFEKRMRGLKVVHAALDRGDCTRCHDPHGSSVTGMMNARQDKVCLGCHADLEQKFARTFTHRPVAEGKCSACHDGHASDNRKLLKEEGARLCLQCHAALMKDVGANNHKPYIEGRCLDCHEAHASSHRGLLKQDQKALCFRCHARQAREDKESKTVHAAFGKGDCTKCHNPHKAGLKKLLLAQTPDLCFGCHKDMAAGLKEKTKHAPFYGCGNCHQPHAAGQPKLLNQPVHQLCDGCHDTKDDHFRSAHLSIEPARMACTSCHTAHASKDTKMFKSNVHPPFAARQCDGCHVTEKRK, from the coding sequence ATGCGTAAGCCCATGTCCTGGGGCGCCGGGCTGGCCGTGGCCCTCGCGGCCGCGGCGCTCTCGGGCGCGCCCGGCCGCGCCGCGGCGGAGCAGTTCAAGCAGAAGCAGTGCCTCGACTGCCACACCAAGGTCGCGGACAGGTACGCGAAGTACAAGTACGCGCACGCGGCGGTGAAGGAGAAGAAGTGCGAGGAGTGCCACCTGCGGCACGGCCTCGTGCCGAAGCTCCTGCTCAAGGAGAGCGGCAACGACTTCTGCTACCGCTGCCACAAGCGCGACGCCATCGGGATGGACAGGCCGAACGTCCACCCGGTGCTCAAGAACGGCTCCTGCCTCTCGTGCCACGACGCGCACGGCTCCGACTCCCCGCACATGCTCAAGGCGGCGGGGAGCGCGGCCTGCTTCGGCTGCCACGACAAGAAGCCCTTCCAGCGGAAGGTCGTCCACGCGGTGGTGGCCAGGGAGGGCTGCGGCGCCTGCCATCTCTCGCACGCGTCGGCGCAGCGCCGGCTGCTGAAGGCCGAGGAGGGGGCGCTCTGCGCCGGGTGCCACAAGCCCGACGCCGCGCCCTTCAAGAAGGCCCACGGCGGCTACCCGGCGCGCGCCTGCAGCCGCTGCCACGATCCGCACTCGGCGGAGGACAGGAAGCTGCTCAAGGCCTCGGTCCACTCGGTGGTGGCGAGCGGCTCCTGCGCCTCCTGCCACCTGGCGCCGACCACCCCCAAGCCGTTCCTGGTGCAGGGCGAGCTGAGCAAGCTCTGCGCCAGGTGCCACGAGCCCGCGAAGCTCGACAAGGGCGGGCCGGTGCAGCACGCGCCGGTGAAGCGGGGCGAGTGCCTCTCCTGCCACGACCCGCACGCCTCGGAGAACCCCAGGCTGGTGAGCGCGGCGGGCAACCAGGTCTGTCTCAACTGCCACCCGCAGCAGGGCCAGAGGTTCGCGGTGGCCCACAAGGTGGTGCAGGACGGCCGCGGCTGCCTCAACTGCCACGCGCCGCACGCGAGCAAGGAGAAGAAGCTCCTCACCGCCGCGCCGGCCGCGCAGTGCGCGAGCTGCCACTCCAAGTTCGAGAAGCGGATGCGCGGGCTCAAGGTGGTCCACGCCGCGCTCGACCGGGGCGACTGCACCCGATGCCACGATCCGCACGGCTCGAGCGTCACCGGCATGATGAACGCCCGGCAGGACAAGGTCTGCCTGGGCTGCCACGCCGACCTGGAGCAGAAGTTCGCCCGGACCTTCACCCACCGGCCGGTGGCCGAGGGGAAGTGCAGCGCCTGCCACGACGGGCACGCCTCCGACAACCGCAAGCTCCTCAAGGAGGAGGGGGCGCGGCTCTGCCTGCAGTGCCACGCCGCGCTGATGAAGGACGTGGGCGCGAACAACCACAAGCCGTACATCGAGGGGCGCTGCCTCGACTGCCACGAGGCGCACGCCTCCAGCCACCGCGGGCTGCTCAAGCAGGACCAGAAGGCGCTTTGCTTCAGGTGCCACGCCAGGCAGGCGCGCGAGGACAAGGAGTCGAAGACGGTCCACGCCGCCTTCGGCAAGGGCGACTGCACCAAGTGCCACAACCCGCACAAGGCCGGGCTGAAGAAGCTCCTCCTGGCGCAGACGCCCGACCTCTGCTTCGGCTGCCACAAGGACATGGCGGCCGGGCTGAAGGAGAAGACCAAGCACGCGCCGTTCTACGGCTGCGGCAACTGCCACCAGCCGCACGCGGCGGGCCAGCCGAAGCTGCTCAACCAGCCGGTCCACCAGCTCTGCGACGGCTGCCACGACACGAAGGACGACCACTTCAGGTCGGCGCACCTGTCGATCGAGCCGGCCCGGATGGCGTGCACGAGCTGCCACACCGCGCACGCCTCCAAGGACACCAAGATGTTCAAGTCGAACGTGCACCCGCCGTTCGCCGCGCGTCAGTGCGACGGCTGCCACGTCACCGAGAAGAGGAAGTAG
- a CDS encoding peptidyl-prolyl cis-trans isomerase, with protein MMRLTSIFNGLLLGALPLFAAASPGTGKAPGAAAILQTAPSGAADCQVTPGEGGELRAPLFSPKTAGCPIARVAGEDDPVLLGELADALGQAHMAGKSGARHGARPKDMDYKPTLDRLVDVRLLALEAKTMGLIDQPDARSALEAFKATTLRGMLQGQVTAKVKPDPAEVDKSFKAAVKQWKIRSVMFKQEAEAKRFREDLAKGKGFPELARAAVAAKKAEGGEPGYVSGKKLLPELAHATARLKQGEVSEPVKTTGGWVVLRIEGERYPKDAKALAEARAASLSSQQFKAIRRFYQELVKKYATVDEPLLKQLDFEARGEAGFQALAKDPRPLALIRGERPLTIADLTDDLSKKFFHGLDGPIKEHRVNPLKVDTFETLLGARLFAREAAERKLDQTAVFRAKVRQYERVLALNVFVEKVIVPGVKVTENEAKARYEKQKGELTVPAMYRLDGLGFKDRRTAEGAVQKLKGGTDLNWMRASADGQLDAEKQQLRFDGKVVSANGLPAGLAKVLSGAKNGEYRLFSSADGAEHYAVRVVEQVPPSVQPYADAREKLARELESEKIAAGLRDYAARLRKVQKVDVLITRIAG; from the coding sequence ATGATGCGTCTCACCTCGATCTTCAACGGCCTGCTGCTCGGGGCCCTCCCGCTGTTCGCCGCCGCGTCGCCCGGCACCGGTAAGGCGCCCGGCGCCGCCGCCATCCTCCAGACCGCCCCGTCCGGCGCGGCGGATTGCCAGGTCACGCCGGGTGAAGGGGGCGAGCTGCGCGCCCCGCTCTTCTCGCCGAAGACGGCCGGCTGTCCCATCGCGCGCGTCGCCGGCGAGGACGACCCGGTGCTGCTGGGGGAGCTCGCCGACGCGCTCGGCCAGGCCCACATGGCGGGCAAGTCCGGCGCGCGCCACGGCGCCAGGCCGAAGGACATGGACTACAAGCCGACCCTCGACCGGCTCGTGGACGTGCGGCTCCTCGCGCTCGAGGCGAAGACGATGGGGCTCATCGACCAGCCCGACGCCCGGTCGGCGCTGGAGGCGTTCAAGGCCACCACGCTGCGCGGCATGCTGCAGGGGCAGGTGACGGCCAAGGTGAAGCCGGATCCGGCCGAGGTGGACAAGAGCTTCAAGGCGGCCGTGAAGCAGTGGAAGATCCGCTCGGTGATGTTCAAGCAGGAGGCCGAGGCGAAGCGCTTCCGCGAGGACCTCGCCAAGGGCAAGGGCTTCCCCGAGCTCGCCAGGGCCGCGGTGGCGGCGAAGAAGGCCGAGGGCGGCGAGCCGGGCTACGTGTCGGGCAAGAAGCTCCTGCCCGAGCTGGCCCACGCGACCGCCAGGCTGAAGCAGGGCGAGGTGAGCGAGCCCGTGAAGACCACCGGCGGCTGGGTGGTCCTCCGGATCGAGGGCGAGCGCTACCCCAAGGACGCGAAGGCGCTCGCCGAGGCCCGCGCGGCGTCGCTCTCGTCCCAGCAGTTCAAGGCGATCCGGCGCTTCTACCAGGAGCTCGTGAAGAAGTACGCCACGGTGGACGAGCCGCTCCTCAAGCAGCTCGACTTCGAGGCCAGGGGCGAGGCCGGGTTCCAGGCGCTCGCGAAGGATCCGCGCCCGCTGGCCCTCATCCGCGGCGAGCGGCCGCTGACCATCGCCGACCTGACCGACGACCTCTCCAAGAAGTTCTTCCACGGCCTCGACGGGCCCATCAAGGAGCACCGGGTCAACCCGCTCAAGGTGGACACCTTCGAGACCCTGCTCGGCGCGCGGCTCTTCGCCCGCGAGGCGGCGGAGCGGAAGCTGGACCAGACCGCGGTGTTCCGCGCCAAGGTGCGGCAGTACGAGCGGGTGCTCGCGCTCAACGTCTTCGTCGAGAAGGTCATCGTGCCCGGCGTGAAGGTGACCGAGAACGAGGCCAAGGCGCGCTACGAGAAGCAGAAGGGCGAGCTCACCGTGCCGGCCATGTACCGGCTCGACGGGCTCGGGTTCAAGGACCGGCGGACCGCCGAGGGGGCCGTCCAGAAGCTCAAGGGCGGCACCGACCTCAACTGGATGCGCGCCAGCGCCGACGGCCAGCTCGACGCCGAGAAGCAGCAGCTCCGCTTCGACGGCAAGGTGGTGAGCGCCAACGGGCTGCCGGCCGGCCTCGCCAAGGTCCTCTCGGGCGCCAAGAACGGCGAGTACCGGCTCTTCTCGAGCGCCGACGGCGCCGAGCACTACGCGGTGCGCGTGGTGGAGCAGGTGCCGCCGAGCGTCCAGCCGTACGCCGACGCGCGCGAGAAGCTGGCCCGCGAGCTGGAGAGCGAGAAGATCGCGGCGGGGCTGCGGGACTACGCGGCCAGGCTGCGCAAGGTGCAGAAGGTGGACGTGCTCATCACCCGCATCGCGGGGTGA
- a CDS encoding GNA1162 family protein encodes MSVVRSRLAVPWLLLALLAGCAKHRPYHDPNMDFSGVKTVAVMPFWNLTQNQQSADRVREVFSNALLSTRAVYVMPNGEVARAISRVGLTSSSSPTAEEMAKLCPMLKADAVITGVVKEYGEVRATSAVSNVVSVGVQMQECATGKVVWAATSTKGGVTWAARLLGTGGGEPLNDVTEDAVDDLLRKLFQ; translated from the coding sequence ATGTCGGTCGTGAGATCCAGGCTCGCGGTGCCATGGCTCCTGCTCGCGCTCCTCGCCGGCTGCGCGAAGCACCGCCCGTATCACGATCCGAACATGGACTTCTCCGGCGTGAAGACCGTCGCCGTGATGCCGTTCTGGAACCTGACCCAGAACCAGCAGTCGGCGGACCGCGTCCGCGAGGTCTTCTCCAACGCGCTCCTCTCCACGCGCGCCGTGTACGTGATGCCGAACGGCGAGGTCGCGCGCGCCATCTCGCGCGTCGGGCTCACCTCGTCCTCGTCCCCGACCGCGGAGGAGATGGCGAAGCTCTGCCCGATGCTCAAGGCCGACGCGGTGATCACCGGGGTGGTGAAGGAGTACGGCGAGGTCCGCGCCACCTCGGCCGTCTCCAACGTGGTCTCGGTCGGCGTCCAGATGCAGGAGTGCGCGACCGGCAAGGTGGTCTGGGCGGCCACCTCCACCAAGGGCGGCGTGACCTGGGCCGCGCGGCTCCTCGGAACCGGCGGCGGCGAGCCGCTCAACGACGTGACCGAGGACGCGGTCGATGACCTCCTCCGGAAGCTCTTCCAGTAA